From Bos indicus isolate NIAB-ARS_2022 breed Sahiwal x Tharparkar chromosome X, NIAB-ARS_B.indTharparkar_mat_pri_1.0, whole genome shotgun sequence:
gatctccttgcagtccaagggactctcaagagtcttctccaataccacagttcaaaagcatcaattcttcggtgctcagctttctttacagtctctcacatccatatatgaccactggaaaaaccatagccttgactagacggacctttgttggcaaagtagtatctctgctttttaatatgctatctaggttggtcataattttccttctaagcagtaagtgtcttttaatttcatggctgcaatcaccatctgcagtgattttggagccccaaaatataaagtctgacactgtttccccatctatttcccatgaagtgatgggactagatgccatgatcttagttttctgaatgttgagctttaagccaactttttcactctcctctttcactttcatcaagaggctttttagttcctcttcactttctgacataagggtggtgtcatctgcatatctgaggttattgatatttctcccagcaatcttgattccagcttgtgcttcttccagccaagcatttctcatgatgtgctctgcatataagttaaataagcagggtgacaatatacagccttgatgtactccttttcctatttgggaccagtctgttgttccatgtccagttctaactgttgcttcctgacctgcatatagatttctcaagaggcagtcaggtggtctggtattcccatctctttcagaattttccacagtttattgtgatccacacagtcaaaggctttggcatagtcaataaagcagaaatagatatttttctggagctctcttgctttttcgatgatccagcagatgttggcaatttgatctctggttcctctgccttttctaaaaccagcttgaacatctggaagttcatggttcacatattgctgaagcctggcttggagaattttgagcattactttattagcatgtgagatgagtgcaattgtgcagtagtttgctcagatggtaaagcgtctgtctacaacgagggagaccggagttcaatccctgggttgggaagatcccctggagaaggaaatggcaatccactccaggactattgcctggaaaatcccatggacagagaagcctggtaggctacagcccatggggtcgcaaagagtcggacacggctgagtgaccactttcacttttgagcattcttgggcattgcctttcttagggacacTCAAAAGTACTCTCTTGTAATCAAATAGATTTCTGGCTGTAATAAAGTAGAGCAAAACTCCATGGcagtaaataaaaattgaatgacAACTTCGAGTCTGTGTTCTTTCTGTCTGTCCATGCTATTCACACATGGCACAGGGTGAGCCAGATGAGGTTGGAAGCCCACACCCCAGGCAGGCTTCAGTCCGGTCCCCATGGTTCCTTTTCAACTGAAGCAGCATCATTTCACACGCTCGGCCAAGGGTCTGACCCCCAAGCCGAGCTCAGGACAGGCTGGTCCCTTGGCCTTGCCTGCCACTCAGCAGATGGCCCAGCCGGGCTCCTGACCTTGGGGGTGTCACTTTCCCTGATTCTTGCACCCTGAAGCAGAAGGGGCTCCTCAAGGGTCCCCCAACGATTCCACAAGTTTCTGATCAGCAGCTGAGCATCTCTAGCTCCCGATCTGGGGGCCTGTTTCTGGGCCTGTGGGCCTCTCCGCGTGCTGGATACCTCTCTACCTGCCGACGCACAGCCCAGTCCCCAGCCTTCCCCCATCAGCCCCTGGTCACTGTTCCAACATCGGGGAGTTTGGAccagaacagagaggaaaaacacTAAGCATTTTCCCAACAACACGTTTCTCTCAACCACCCAGACACAGCAGGGCCAAAACGAGTGGCAATGCCATCTTATCGTAAAGGTCAAATTCCTGCAGACTCTTGCTGAGTCCAGAGCAACACCGCATGAGGGGTGTCCTGGCACCCTGACCCACATCAAGTTGGCAGAACACCCCAGGGTGGGGCCAATTCAGACTGAACCAGACAGGCATGTCCAGGGTGCAATGGTGACGGGACAGTGTCACCATGTGCTGGTCTCTTGGTCACCTTTTGAAAGCCCAGATTGGACAGGCTTCCTGCCCAAAGGGGATCAGGTGCTGGGGGATGTCCACCAGGAAGATGTCCTTCCCACCTCTTCCAGGGATGGGCTGCAGCAGCCAACGGGGGTTGGTGAGCACAGTCAGGTACTTCTGTCGCAGGTCAGGCAACAGGGCTTGATTCTCCAGCTCCTCCACCTCTTCGGGATCTAGGTTTTCTGGGCACAGCAAAGTGTCCCCAATGTCCACGAGACCTGTGTGCAAAGACAGGACACAGAATGAGAACAAGGTCATTCAAAGTCTCGCCTGCTAGAGACTAAAACGTATCACGGCAAGGAACCAGTGAACTGAATCCTCTGGCTGAGCATTTCAGATGGGCTCACCTTGGCAAAGGGAATCTGGGGCAAGGGCAAGCGAGGGAAGGAGCGAAATGAAAGGGAGAGGTCTGGTGCTCCACAAACCCACCAGGCCACAGGCAGCTCTCAGTCTGCCCACTGCAGGCCACAGGGACAGAGCAGGAGGACCCTGACAAGGAACCTGTGGATATCAGGTCCCGAAGCGATTCACCACCAGAGTTATTGCTGTGGGGCCTCACCCCTGGGGAGTCAGGGGACTTGCTCAGGCCTGGCTGCAGGCAGTGGCAGTGGGGAACCCAGGCTGGGTGCTTTCCTGCCTCTCATGGTCTCTGCTGGGGACACACAcgtggggacacacacacacagacaaatgcCACACACAGACCTGGACCCGCCTTTGCCTCAGAGCACAAATGGGCATTGAGGCCCAGACTGGTGGTCAGGGACCTTGGGCCATCGTCTCCCAGCCAAGGGACCCTTGCTGCTCCTCTGAAGAAACCTCAGCTCCCCCCTCCCCGCTTACCAGCTGGTTCAACAGAAAACAATGTAGGGCAGCATTGGGGCCATGCAGACAGCGTGGGGCAGGGTGTCACTTGCCCGCAATCACTCCGCGGCCGAACTTGTCCCCATCCCGCAGCAAGGCCTGGATCTGGGCGGGGCTCATTCCCAGCCTCTGCTCCAGCAGCTCCCGCCAAGCTGCATCTTCCCAGTCCCGGCGAGCGATGTGGACTGCCAGGGTACAGTGCTGGTGGCCGCGTAGCACGGGCCGCCACCGCGTCTCCAGGGTCTTGACACCGTTTAAGATGAAACCTGCATAAGGCTGTCTGAAGGACAGACAGCCGAACTTCATCTCCCAGGGCTCCTAGGGCCTCATGTGGCTGTGGAAACACAGAACCACCAAGGTCAGGAGCCTGACACAGTGGCCTGCAATCTCACAGCCCTCGGCTGGACCTCAGCCCCATGTGTCCGAGCATCCTCCAAGCCTGCTGACACAGAATCTGGGGGGTTAGAGAGGGCTGGCTCTTTCCATCCATCTCCACATGGTCCACAGATAGGGGGGTGGTGACCCAGAGGACCCGTCTATCACATGGAGTTTGTGGGGCGGtcaggaaggagggcagggcagtggAAGAGAGGTACATGGTGAAAGGCACGTGGTAAGTTCCAAGACAGAGGGACTGGAAACCCTGGGAGCACCGAGGAGGGAGGGCAAGCCTCCTGGTTTCACAGCCCAGTGGCTGGGCTCTAATCTTCTCAAAGCACAGACAGGCACTGTCTTGGGCTTAGCTTCCCCTACCCCCAGCCACCACCCCACCCCTTAGCTCCCGGCCCCATCCCTGCCCATGCTCTGGAGATCTCCATCTTAGCCCAGGGCTGCTGAGGGCAGATCCATGCTAGCCAATCTGGCCTCGGCCCTAGGGTGCCCTGGAGCTCAGACAGCCCTGCCAGGTATCTTCCCCACACCTTTGGCAGCCACATTCCTCCCAGTCCTTCCCACATCACTGCCTCCACTGTCATCAGATGCCCGAGCCCTTGCCCAGAGCCTAGAGAAAGAACGGAGAGCAGAAACTACTGGGAATGGCATGCTTCCTGTCCTTGCCAGGGCCTGGGATGGCATCATGCAGGGATCACAGAATTCAAACCCCAAATTACCTGCTATGTTACTGTCACCTTGTTCGACACCTGAGGAGGAGCCGAGGCACAGAGTCACAGCCCATGACTGCAGGGGACCTGACTACACGTACCTCCAACCTCACTTCTTTCCTTGTACCTGGCGGGGGGGTCCCTGTTCACTGTAGGGGAGTGGAGGTGGAGGATCAGAGCCATGGGCCTGAACCTCAGTAGTCTCAGCACCTCCGAGGGAGCTTCCGTTTCCACATGGCtatgagcaacttccctttcacttttcactttcatgcattggagaaggcaatggcaacccactccagtgttcttgcctggagaatcccagggacggtggagcctggtgggctgccatctgtggggtcgcacagagtcggacacgactgaagcgacttagtagtagtggtagtagtagtagtatgagGATGGGGACAAGGTCCTAGAGGCACCCAGCCCAGGGCATTCTGGGCCTTTCCTTCCCCTAGCATAGGAGAGCCACAGTTCTCCCAGGCCCATGAGGAACCATGTGATCTGGTTCGTAGCCTGATGGCCTGCTCTCCTTGCCCCTGGATTCACCCCCGGTAGCCATGAAGGCCATCCTTCCATCCTTGGAACACTCCAGTCAGTTCCTACCTCAGAGACTTTGTAGGGTGTGAGGTGTCACATTGTGTCCCCTCAAATTCAGGTGCTGGAGTCCCAATCCCAAGTACCTTGGCAGGACC
This genomic window contains:
- the LOC139181264 gene encoding protein EOLA1-like, with product MKFGCLSFRQPYAGFILNGVKTLETRWRPVLRGHQHCTLAVHIARRDWEDAAWRELLEQRLGMSPAQIQALLRDGDKFGRGVIAGLVDIGDTLLCPENLDPEEVEELENQALLPDLRQKYLTVLTNPRWLLQPIPGRGGKDIFLVDIPQHLIPFGQEACPIWAFKR